The Acetomicrobium sp. S15 = DSM 107314 genomic sequence TGTATTTGGACGTGCCTCATGCGGTGGGATGTTCCTCCGGGAGCGATGCCCTGCTTTTAGCTCTTATGGCCTTAGACGTCGGCGAGGGTGACGAAGTCATAACGACGCCTTATTCTTTATTCTCAATGCACTGAAGGCGTAGGATCTGATGATATGCTACGTCCATTCATGATGGGAGCAACTTTCGATGACATCATAAGATACCTAAATGAAAATTATAGAAAACCCGCGGCAGTTTGATGTTATCCTCGCGGGCAATATTTTTGGCGATATCCTCAGCGATCTCTCATCTGTACTCGCGGGGTCGATCGGCATGATGCCTTCTG encodes the following:
- a CDS encoding isocitrate/isopropylmalate family dehydrogenase codes for the protein MKIIENPRQFDVILAGNIFGDILSDLSSVLAGSIGMMPS